One Halostagnicola kamekurae DNA segment encodes these proteins:
- a CDS encoding nitrite/sulfite reductase, which produces MVHKKEEYKEDCYGDEVREHILEFADGGFESIPEDERDKWFTRFKFWGLFHQRDGQESYFMMRLTNASGVLEPGQLRAIGEVARDYATGPVENPEFGNGFLDLTTRQSVQLHWLDLEEVPDVWERLESAGVSSRSAGGDTMRNISGGALAGKIDEYVDSLSLLEEFQEKCRGDDALSNMPRKFNISATGSKDGSAQDSLNDIGFEAARKEIDGEVVKGFNVRVGGGLGGRQPRAATPLDIFVTPENAYEVGRGFVELYHDYGNRTTRAKNRSRFFVEDWGEEKIRETLQEEYVDFELKTAGEDFREEYTYNAGRPNGDGPRDYVGVGDQSDGTNYVGLTVPVGRLPAEDAIAIADLANEYGSGEIRLTRRQNCIITDVPDENLEGLLAEPLLETYPPEPSVFDRGAMACTGTEFCSIALTETKARMAKMLRWLNANVDLPDDVEQIRMHYSGCTADCGQAMTADIGLQGMRARKDGEMVEAFDIGVGGGVGEDPSFVEWIQQRVPADEAPMAIKRLLEAFAAHREEGQTFRQWVEATGTEALVEFCEPAESDFEAPYMDDGKQAWYPFADDDAAANADGSAAPGDD; this is translated from the coding sequence ATGGTTCATAAAAAAGAGGAGTACAAAGAGGACTGCTACGGCGACGAAGTCCGAGAACACATCCTCGAGTTCGCCGACGGAGGCTTCGAGTCGATTCCAGAGGACGAACGAGACAAGTGGTTCACCCGGTTCAAGTTCTGGGGGCTGTTCCACCAGCGCGACGGTCAGGAATCGTACTTCATGATGCGGCTGACGAACGCGAGCGGCGTGCTCGAGCCCGGGCAGCTCCGCGCGATCGGCGAGGTCGCTCGCGACTACGCGACCGGCCCGGTCGAAAACCCGGAGTTCGGGAACGGCTTTCTCGACCTGACGACCCGCCAGTCGGTCCAACTCCACTGGCTCGATCTCGAGGAGGTTCCAGACGTCTGGGAGCGCCTCGAGTCGGCGGGCGTCTCGAGTCGATCCGCGGGCGGTGACACGATGCGAAACATCTCCGGCGGCGCGCTCGCCGGTAAGATCGACGAGTATGTCGACTCGCTGTCGCTGCTCGAGGAGTTTCAGGAGAAGTGTCGCGGCGACGACGCGCTGTCGAACATGCCCCGGAAGTTCAACATCAGCGCGACGGGTTCGAAAGACGGCAGCGCCCAGGACTCGCTCAACGACATCGGTTTCGAGGCGGCCCGCAAGGAGATCGACGGCGAGGTCGTCAAGGGATTCAACGTGCGCGTCGGCGGCGGCCTCGGCGGTCGCCAGCCCCGTGCGGCGACGCCGCTCGACATCTTCGTCACGCCCGAGAACGCCTACGAGGTCGGCCGCGGCTTCGTCGAACTCTACCACGACTACGGCAACCGGACGACGCGGGCGAAGAACCGCTCGCGGTTTTTCGTCGAGGACTGGGGCGAGGAGAAGATCCGCGAAACGCTCCAGGAGGAGTACGTCGACTTCGAGCTGAAAACCGCCGGCGAGGACTTCCGCGAGGAGTACACGTACAACGCGGGTCGACCGAACGGAGACGGCCCCCGAGATTACGTCGGCGTCGGCGACCAATCCGACGGGACGAACTACGTCGGGCTGACCGTCCCCGTCGGACGGCTCCCCGCGGAAGACGCGATCGCGATCGCCGATCTGGCCAACGAGTACGGCTCCGGCGAAATTCGACTCACCCGGCGACAGAACTGCATCATCACGGACGTTCCCGACGAGAACCTCGAGGGGCTTCTCGCGGAACCGCTGCTCGAGACCTACCCGCCGGAACCGAGCGTCTTCGACCGCGGCGCGATGGCCTGTACCGGCACCGAGTTCTGTTCGATCGCGCTGACCGAGACGAAAGCGCGGATGGCGAAGATGTTGCGCTGGCTCAACGCCAACGTCGACCTCCCCGACGACGTCGAGCAGATCCGCATGCACTACTCGGGGTGTACGGCCGACTGCGGACAGGCGATGACGGCCGATATCGGCCTGCAGGGCATGCGCGCCCGCAAGGACGGCGAGATGGTCGAGGCCTTCGACATCGGCGTCGGCGGCGGGGTCGGCGAGGACCCCTCGTTCGTCGAGTGGATCCAACAGCGCGTGCCGGCCGACGAGGCGCCGATGGCGATCAAGCGGCTCCTCGAGGCCTTCGCGGCCCACCGGGAGGAAGGACAGACGTTCCGCCAGTGGGTCGAAGCGACCGGCACCGAAGCCCTCGTCGAGTTCTGCGAACCCGCCGAGTCGGACTTCGAGGCGCCGTACATGGACGACGGCAAACAGGCGTGGTACCCCTTCGCCGACGACGATGCCGCGGCGAACGCCGACGGCTCCGCCGCGCCGGGCGACGACTGA
- the larE gene encoding ATP-dependent sacrificial sulfur transferase LarE → MTSVETKLEAARADLASRDGALVAFSGGVDSSVVAAIAHDALGEDAVACTAKSETLPEAELEDARRVATEIGIRHEIVSFSELESDDFVENDGDRCYHCRTMRLGEMLETARRLDVGTVCDGTNADDPGAGHRPGLQAVEELDVASPLLAHDITKDEVREIAERYDLSVADKPSMACLSSRIPTGISVTEERLTRVEQAEAVLRDWGFDQFRVRDHDGLARIEVAPDELEVALDPAFVEAARDALSDIGFEHVTLDLHGYRTGSVSPETDGTDASGRDVVSADVDGASVDDDVPSTD, encoded by the coding sequence ATGACTTCGGTCGAAACCAAACTCGAGGCCGCCCGCGCCGACCTCGCGAGCCGCGACGGCGCGCTGGTCGCGTTCTCCGGCGGGGTGGACTCGAGCGTCGTGGCCGCCATCGCACACGACGCGCTGGGCGAGGACGCCGTCGCCTGTACGGCAAAGAGCGAGACGCTTCCCGAGGCCGAACTCGAGGACGCGAGGCGGGTCGCAACGGAGATCGGCATCCGCCACGAGATCGTCTCCTTCTCCGAACTCGAGAGCGACGACTTCGTCGAGAACGACGGCGATCGGTGCTATCACTGTCGGACCATGCGGCTGGGTGAGATGCTCGAGACGGCCAGACGACTCGACGTCGGGACGGTCTGTGACGGAACTAACGCCGACGACCCCGGCGCGGGTCACCGACCGGGGTTGCAGGCGGTCGAAGAACTCGACGTCGCCTCGCCGCTTTTGGCCCACGACATCACGAAAGACGAGGTTCGCGAGATCGCCGAACGCTACGACCTCTCGGTCGCGGACAAACCGTCGATGGCCTGTCTGTCCTCTCGCATCCCGACGGGGATTTCGGTCACCGAGGAGCGACTCACCCGCGTCGAGCAGGCCGAAGCCGTCCTCCGCGACTGGGGGTTCGACCAGTTCCGCGTGCGCGACCACGACGGGCTCGCGCGAATCGAGGTCGCCCCCGACGAGCTCGAGGTCGCGCTCGACCCGGCCTTCGTCGAAGCCGCGCGCGATGCTCTTTCGGATATCGGCTTCGAACACGTCACCCTCGACCTCCACGGCTACCGGACCGGGAGCGTGAGCCCCGAGACCGACGGCACGGATGCCAGCGGGAGGGACGTCGTCAGCGCGGATGTCGATGGAGCGAGCGTCGACGACGACGTCCCGAGTACGGACTGA
- a CDS encoding DoxX family membrane protein has product MTDTSANRLESTLGGIRLEGRPHQLGVWAIVGLRLVMGWVMLSAGWGKFTSDFSAYGYLSNVDPASPASGIFGAMAENASMMAAVDVIVPATQILIGLALLAGLFVRLAALGAATQMVLFYLGSWDVAGGAVNDQFVYAAVFLALGAFAAGRVLGADRYLEEHSLVERFPSLRYVLG; this is encoded by the coding sequence ATGACAGACACTTCGGCAAACCGGTTGGAAAGCACGCTCGGCGGGATTCGACTCGAGGGCCGTCCGCATCAGCTCGGCGTGTGGGCGATCGTCGGCCTTCGGCTCGTCATGGGCTGGGTCATGCTGTCGGCAGGGTGGGGGAAGTTCACGAGTGATTTTAGCGCCTACGGGTACCTGTCGAACGTCGATCCGGCGAGCCCGGCGAGCGGAATCTTCGGCGCGATGGCCGAGAACGCATCGATGATGGCCGCGGTGGACGTCATCGTTCCCGCGACCCAGATCCTGATCGGGCTGGCCCTGCTCGCCGGCCTGTTCGTCCGACTGGCGGCGCTCGGAGCGGCGACCCAGATGGTGCTTTTCTACCTGGGTAGCTGGGACGTCGCCGGCGGCGCGGTCAACGATCAGTTCGTCTACGCCGCGGTCTTCCTCGCGCTGGGCGCGTTCGCGGCCGGACGGGTCCTCGGCGCCGACCGCTACCTCGAGGAGCACTCGCTGGTGGAGCGCTTCCCGTCCCTGCGGTACGTCCTCGGATAG
- a CDS encoding adenosylhomocysteinase: MTAYPPISKQLDDLEGTREEGRRKMDWAAQHMPIMEAVGDEFETAQPFEGERIAMAMHVEAKTAILVETLADGGAEVAVTGCNPLSTHDDVSAALDTHENITSYAKRGVDDDEYYEAIEAVIDLEPTVTVDDGMDLVAAIHEDYPELIDGIVGGAEETTTGVHRLRAMDDDGALEYPVFAVNDTPMKRLFDNVHGTGESSLASIAMTTNLSWAGKNVVVAGYGYCGKGVAKKAAGQNANVIVTEVEPRRALEAHMEGYEVMPMAEAAEVGDVFLTTTGNRDVIVEEHFESMKDGVLLANAGHFDIEIDLDALDDLAVDRYEARDGVEAYEMDDGRRLNVIAEGRLVNLAAPVSLGHPVEVMDQSFGIQAVCVREMLENGDEYDAGVHDVPDELDKEIAEIKLEAEGVDFDSLTDVQREYMGSWDHGT, from the coding sequence ATGACAGCGTACCCGCCGATCAGCAAGCAGCTAGACGATCTCGAGGGGACTCGAGAAGAGGGTCGCCGAAAGATGGACTGGGCCGCCCAGCACATGCCGATCATGGAGGCGGTCGGCGACGAGTTCGAGACCGCCCAGCCCTTCGAGGGCGAACGGATCGCGATGGCGATGCACGTCGAGGCGAAGACGGCGATTCTGGTCGAAACGCTCGCCGACGGCGGCGCCGAGGTCGCGGTCACGGGCTGTAACCCCCTCTCGACCCACGACGACGTGAGCGCGGCGCTCGACACCCACGAGAACATCACGAGCTACGCGAAACGCGGCGTCGACGACGACGAATATTATGAGGCGATCGAAGCCGTCATCGACCTCGAGCCGACCGTCACCGTCGACGACGGCATGGACCTCGTCGCCGCGATCCACGAGGACTACCCCGAACTGATCGACGGCATCGTCGGCGGGGCCGAGGAGACGACCACCGGCGTCCACCGCCTGCGCGCGATGGACGACGACGGCGCGCTCGAGTACCCCGTCTTCGCGGTCAACGACACGCCGATGAAACGCCTGTTCGACAACGTCCACGGCACCGGCGAGTCCTCGCTGGCCTCCATCGCCATGACCACCAACCTCTCGTGGGCGGGCAAGAACGTCGTCGTCGCGGGCTACGGCTACTGCGGCAAGGGCGTCGCGAAGAAGGCCGCCGGCCAGAACGCGAACGTCATCGTCACCGAAGTCGAACCGCGCCGCGCGCTCGAGGCCCACATGGAGGGCTACGAGGTCATGCCGATGGCCGAGGCCGCCGAGGTCGGCGACGTATTCCTGACGACGACGGGCAACCGGGATGTAATCGTCGAAGAGCACTTCGAGTCGATGAAAGACGGCGTCTTGCTCGCGAACGCGGGCCACTTCGACATCGAGATCGACCTCGACGCGCTCGACGACCTCGCGGTCGACCGCTACGAGGCCCGCGACGGCGTCGAGGCCTACGAGATGGACGACGGACGCCGATTGAACGTGATCGCCGAGGGACGACTGGTCAACCTCGCGGCACCCGTCTCGCTCGGCCACCCCGTCGAAGTGATGGACCAGAGCTTCGGCATTCAGGCCGTCTGCGTGCGGGAGATGCTCGAGAACGGCGATGAGTACGACGCCGGCGTGCACGACGTCCCCGACGAACTGGACAAAGAGATCGCGGAGATCAAACTCGAGGCCGAAGGCGTCGACTTCGACTCGTTGACAGACGTCCAGCGCGAGTACATGGGCTCGTGGGACCACGGAACGTAA
- the hjc gene encoding Holliday junction resolvase Hjc, with amino-acid sequence MSQAKGDRRERELVNLLDEAGFAVMRAPASGSATERELPDVLAGDGETFYAIEAKSSSGDPIYLTGEEVEALTYFAQNFGAKPRIGVRFDREDWYFFHPGDLHVTDGGNYRVKSETAIAEGTDFAEFVGESEKVTLEEIDEGGVDTGPDPEIVRVLNAVEQGVMDVEEAATLLE; translated from the coding sequence ATGTCCCAGGCGAAAGGCGATCGCCGCGAGCGCGAACTCGTCAACCTCCTCGACGAGGCGGGCTTTGCGGTGATGCGCGCCCCGGCGAGCGGGTCGGCGACCGAACGGGAACTGCCGGACGTGCTCGCCGGCGACGGCGAGACTTTCTACGCGATCGAAGCCAAATCGAGTTCGGGCGACCCGATCTATCTCACCGGCGAGGAGGTCGAGGCGCTCACCTACTTCGCGCAGAACTTCGGCGCGAAACCCCGCATCGGCGTCCGGTTCGACCGCGAGGACTGGTACTTCTTCCACCCCGGCGACCTCCACGTCACCGACGGCGGCAACTATCGCGTCAAAAGCGAGACGGCCATCGCCGAGGGTACCGACTTCGCCGAGTTCGTCGGCGAGAGCGAGAAGGTCACCCTCGAGGAGATCGACGAGGGCGGCGTCGACACCGGCCCCGACCCCGAAATCGTCCGCGTGCTCAACGCGGTCGAACAGGGCGTCATGGACGTCGAGGAAGCCGCGACCCTGCTCGAGTAG
- a CDS encoding PH domain-containing protein translates to MAFGSTPDWFHLSDEHDIVWESRPHPVAMGTGLPVGVLVTLVGIVVVGWSTASETTLFLAIGFALALVGVSLVLVRYLVWTNTRYVITTAELYKKDGVVSRDVTQFRLERVQNISLEQDAVGRLLGYGNLTVYTAGSGDPELIFEHVPRPDHASSLLSDQLQNVSERSGQHQQP, encoded by the coding sequence ATGGCCTTCGGCTCCACGCCGGACTGGTTTCACCTGAGCGACGAGCACGACATCGTCTGGGAGAGTCGTCCGCACCCGGTCGCGATGGGGACCGGACTCCCGGTCGGCGTCCTCGTCACGCTCGTCGGGATCGTCGTCGTCGGCTGGAGTACGGCGAGCGAAACCACCCTGTTTCTGGCGATCGGCTTCGCGCTCGCGCTCGTCGGCGTCTCGCTGGTGCTCGTTCGATACCTGGTCTGGACGAACACCCGCTATGTCATCACGACCGCCGAACTCTACAAGAAAGATGGCGTCGTCTCGAGAGACGTCACCCAGTTTCGCCTCGAGCGCGTCCAGAACATCAGCCTCGAGCAAGACGCGGTCGGTCGACTGCTTGGGTACGGGAATCTGACGGTCTACACCGCAGGGTCGGGCGATCCGGAGCTAATATTCGAGCACGTTCCCAGACCCGACCACGCGAGTAGTCTGCTGAGCGATCAACTCCAGAACGTCTCCGAGCGGTCGGGTCAGCACCAACAGCCCTGA
- a CDS encoding DUF7511 domain-containing protein — MSTERSTMSNVSRRDISDDDTLEADTESAGALEHVTAAYEDGPDACTMYPRNCTDHEIATHWITAETGSYVDLSEMR, encoded by the coding sequence ATGAGTACGGAACGATCCACAATGTCCAACGTTTCACGCCGCGATATCTCGGACGATGATACGCTCGAGGCGGATACGGAGTCGGCCGGTGCGCTCGAGCACGTCACGGCAGCGTACGAGGACGGCCCGGATGCCTGTACGATGTACCCTCGGAACTGCACCGATCACGAGATCGCCACCCACTGGATCACCGCCGAGACGGGATCCTACGTCGACCTCTCCGAGATGCGCTAG
- a CDS encoding DEAD/DEAH box helicase, with protein MEVAEVLPEFADAFAFEEFNRMQREALPALLEREENVVASAPTASGKTALAELAICKTLADGGTALFIAPMRALTNEKEDDWDRFEELGHSVYVVTGERDLNPRRARRADILVMTPEKLDSATRKHDSRRYDFVTDIDVCVIDEVHLLDADRRGSVLEVTISRLRRLCEPRIVALSATMPNVGDVAAWLDASAETTFEFGEEYRPVDLNAGVKTYTHGENAFADKYRRLYRALDLAEPHLREDGQALVFVSSRQDTVRAAEKARDEIAERDVPMGARGDYDFHTDAQELENDTLRNSVLDGVAFHHAGLSKNDRDLVEEWFKEGVVELLFSTSTLAWGVNLPARCVVIRDTKLHDPLEGEVDMSPLDVLQMLGRAGRPGYDDVGYGWVVCDASEADKYRQLLQEGKEIESRLAESLETHLNAEIAMGTITDLEDVMDWLETTFYYVRGQSRPEEYDFPNLRQRVRDCLERLVERGFVETGEDLSIEATPRGVLASKYYLRLETAARFASLTERESIETADVLETVAGAVEFDSVSARQSERDAINAVLVGRETDDLDAGQRKVLAILRGAASGSTPSELRSDAWVIRRNATRLLSALQAFLERFSGPHEANLARRVEARIENGVAEDAVGLTAIDGVGPGRASKLAKEGHSTPGDLVAAGIDGLVSAGLSDGVAERVYESAQSLPAVELEWGRFPDEIATGENDAREVTVRNVGEPAQAGIRVTVNGVEMTKTSTYLRGEETVPVGVFGANADELEFTVSVAFPELPLVPQRETKTVDVV; from the coding sequence ATGGAGGTCGCCGAGGTGCTGCCGGAGTTCGCCGACGCCTTCGCGTTCGAGGAGTTCAACCGGATGCAACGCGAAGCCCTGCCCGCCTTACTCGAGCGCGAGGAGAACGTGGTTGCGAGCGCTCCGACCGCGTCCGGAAAGACCGCGCTCGCGGAACTGGCGATCTGTAAGACGCTCGCCGACGGCGGGACGGCGCTTTTTATCGCCCCGATGCGAGCGCTGACCAACGAGAAAGAAGACGACTGGGATCGCTTCGAGGAGCTCGGCCACTCGGTCTACGTCGTCACCGGTGAGCGCGACCTGAACCCGCGACGCGCGCGGCGGGCGGACATCCTCGTGATGACTCCCGAAAAGCTCGACTCGGCGACCCGAAAGCACGACTCGAGGCGCTACGATTTCGTCACGGATATCGACGTCTGCGTGATCGACGAGGTGCACCTGCTGGATGCCGACCGGCGAGGGTCGGTCCTCGAGGTGACGATCTCGCGATTGCGACGGCTCTGTGAACCGCGAATCGTCGCGCTTTCCGCGACGATGCCGAACGTCGGAGACGTCGCGGCGTGGCTCGACGCGAGCGCCGAGACGACCTTCGAGTTCGGCGAGGAGTACCGGCCCGTCGACCTCAACGCGGGCGTGAAGACCTACACGCACGGCGAGAACGCGTTCGCGGACAAGTACCGACGGCTGTACCGGGCGCTCGACCTCGCGGAGCCGCACCTGCGCGAGGACGGGCAGGCGCTGGTGTTCGTCTCCTCGCGACAGGACACGGTTCGGGCCGCGGAGAAAGCCAGAGACGAGATCGCCGAACGCGACGTACCGATGGGGGCCCGCGGGGACTACGATTTCCACACCGACGCACAGGAACTCGAGAACGACACGCTTCGTAACTCCGTCCTCGACGGCGTGGCCTTCCACCACGCGGGACTGTCGAAAAACGACCGGGACCTCGTCGAGGAGTGGTTCAAGGAGGGGGTCGTCGAACTGCTCTTTTCGACCTCGACGCTGGCCTGGGGCGTGAATCTGCCCGCCCGGTGTGTCGTCATCCGGGACACGAAACTCCACGACCCGCTCGAGGGCGAGGTCGACATGAGCCCGCTCGACGTGCTCCAGATGCTCGGGCGGGCCGGACGGCCCGGCTACGACGACGTCGGCTACGGCTGGGTCGTCTGCGACGCCTCGGAGGCCGACAAGTATCGACAGCTACTCCAAGAGGGCAAGGAGATCGAATCCCGACTCGCCGAGAGCTTAGAGACCCACCTCAACGCCGAGATCGCGATGGGGACGATCACGGACTTAGAGGACGTGATGGACTGGCTCGAGACGACGTTTTACTACGTCCGCGGGCAGTCCCGGCCCGAGGAGTACGACTTCCCGAACCTCCGACAGCGCGTTCGAGACTGTCTCGAGCGCCTGGTCGAGCGCGGGTTCGTCGAGACGGGCGAAGACCTCTCGATCGAGGCGACACCGCGGGGCGTGCTCGCCTCGAAGTACTACCTGCGCCTCGAGACGGCGGCCAGGTTCGCCTCGCTGACCGAGCGAGAGTCGATCGAGACGGCGGACGTACTCGAGACCGTGGCCGGCGCGGTCGAGTTCGACTCGGTCTCGGCGCGCCAGTCCGAACGCGACGCGATCAACGCCGTGTTGGTCGGCCGGGAGACCGACGACCTCGATGCGGGCCAGCGGAAGGTGCTCGCGATTCTCAGGGGAGCAGCCAGCGGCTCGACGCCGAGCGAACTCCGGAGCGACGCGTGGGTCATCCGCCGGAACGCGACCCGGCTCCTCTCGGCGCTACAGGCGTTTCTCGAGCGGTTTTCGGGACCGCACGAGGCGAACCTCGCCCGACGGGTCGAGGCCCGGATCGAAAACGGCGTCGCCGAGGACGCGGTCGGGCTCACGGCCATCGACGGTGTCGGACCTGGCCGCGCGAGCAAGCTCGCGAAAGAGGGACACTCGACGCCCGGCGACCTCGTCGCGGCGGGAATCGACGGACTCGTCTCGGCGGGTCTGTCGGACGGCGTCGCCGAGCGGGTCTACGAAAGCGCGCAGTCGCTTCCCGCGGTCGAACTCGAGTGGGGGCGATTCCCCGACGAGATCGCGACCGGCGAGAACGACGCCCGCGAGGTGACGGTTCGCAACGTCGGCGAACCCGCACAGGCGGGCATTCGCGTCACCGTCAACGGCGTCGAGATGACGAAGACGAGCACGTACCTCCGAGGGGAGGAGACCGTTCCCGTCGGCGTCTTCGGGGCCAACGCGGACGAACTCGAGTTTACGGTCAGCGTCGCGTTCCCCGAACTGCCGCTCGTTCCCCAGCGGGAGACGAAGACGGTCGACGTCGTCTAG
- a CDS encoding CPBP family intramembrane glutamic endopeptidase, translated as MAPSTRSESPARSVLVGFGLAAFAYVLVNVLVTPLALLEPALGDPNQQADRGLTIVMLLLNFGGFFLAGAIYLAVTDRGWSFVDLRIPTFGDWAWAIAATLGSILFIVVFGFLIQFLELPQSSNQVVSLVGDDRILLLAMFAIVVFANAPAEEFFFRNIVQKRLYESLSRDGAVLAASLIFALVHIPSYVASGSLSGMLVSLVAVFCGSLIFGYAYARTDNVLVPTVAHAGFNLFQFGLLYLQLEYADSGELPSLLLETAVAFVPL; from the coding sequence ATGGCACCGTCGACTCGTTCTGAGAGTCCAGCACGATCCGTTCTCGTCGGGTTCGGTCTCGCGGCGTTCGCCTACGTCCTCGTCAACGTTCTCGTGACTCCGCTCGCGCTACTCGAGCCCGCGCTTGGCGATCCGAACCAGCAGGCCGATCGGGGTCTGACGATCGTCATGCTACTGCTGAACTTCGGCGGATTCTTTCTCGCCGGCGCGATCTACCTTGCCGTCACCGACCGCGGCTGGTCGTTCGTCGATCTCCGAATTCCCACGTTCGGCGACTGGGCGTGGGCCATCGCGGCGACGCTCGGGAGCATTCTGTTCATCGTCGTCTTCGGATTCCTCATCCAGTTCCTCGAGTTGCCCCAGAGCTCGAACCAGGTCGTCTCCCTCGTCGGCGACGACCGGATCTTGCTGCTCGCGATGTTCGCGATCGTGGTCTTCGCGAACGCGCCGGCCGAGGAGTTCTTCTTCCGAAACATCGTTCAAAAGCGCCTCTACGAGTCGCTCAGTCGGGACGGCGCGGTCCTCGCGGCGAGTCTGATCTTCGCGCTCGTCCACATCCCGTCGTACGTCGCCAGCGGGTCACTGTCCGGCATGCTCGTCTCGCTGGTCGCCGTCTTCTGTGGCTCGCTGATCTTCGGCTACGCGTACGCCAGAACGGACAACGTGCTCGTCCCGACGGTCGCACACGCCGGCTTCAACCTCTTTCAGTTCGGACTGCTCTACCTGCAACTCGAGTACGCCGACTCCGGGGAACTGCCGTCGCTGCTCCTCGAAACCGCCGTCGCGTTCGTCCCGCTGTAA
- a CDS encoding winged helix-turn-helix domain-containing protein, translating to MPNEEEAAEAFGVLADPTRIAILRAFAEALDQNDDWSDDPMPILSFSDVYERIDADSTSQLSYHLEKLDGTYLRQVDEGWKFTFAGESVVRLFLSGAYAGSVTFEPVAVEGRCPFCDAEALRVVVDDLALLYECNDCERRTGGMHVTPAQVRGRDAESLLASANADRATLFWRFRENICNECGGAVDVEFHDGSAAGSDVKWTVRGRCRQCWRVVHGPPSIWLATHPASTAFHWDNGIDARTFGFRYLLNRLESGDWRTERVAPDEYETTYRVDDAELRLTVDDDLSVLRTERVRRNSALDT from the coding sequence ATGCCGAACGAGGAGGAAGCCGCAGAGGCGTTCGGCGTCCTGGCAGACCCGACGCGGATCGCGATCCTCCGCGCGTTCGCGGAGGCGCTTGATCAGAACGACGACTGGTCGGACGACCCGATGCCGATACTCTCGTTTTCCGACGTCTACGAGCGTATCGACGCCGATTCGACGTCACAGCTCTCCTACCACCTGGAGAAGCTCGACGGCACCTACCTCCGGCAGGTCGACGAGGGGTGGAAGTTCACGTTCGCGGGCGAATCCGTCGTCCGACTCTTCCTGTCGGGAGCCTACGCCGGGAGCGTGACGTTCGAACCGGTCGCGGTCGAGGGACGATGCCCGTTCTGCGATGCCGAGGCGCTCCGGGTAGTGGTCGACGACCTCGCCCTGCTGTACGAGTGCAACGACTGCGAGCGCCGAACGGGCGGGATGCACGTGACGCCCGCCCAGGTTCGCGGTCGCGACGCGGAGTCGTTACTCGCGAGCGCTAACGCGGATCGAGCGACGCTCTTCTGGCGGTTTCGAGAGAACATCTGCAACGAATGTGGCGGCGCCGTCGACGTCGAGTTTCACGACGGGTCGGCGGCAGGAAGCGATGTCAAGTGGACGGTCCGCGGGCGGTGTCGACAGTGTTGGCGAGTCGTCCACGGCCCGCCGTCGATCTGGCTCGCGACACACCCCGCGTCGACGGCCTTTCACTGGGACAACGGAATCGACGCCCGCACGTTCGGGTTTCGTTACCTGCTGAACCGACTCGAGTCCGGCGACTGGCGGACCGAGCGCGTCGCTCCCGACGAGTACGAGACCACCTATCGCGTCGACGACGCGGAACTCCGCCTCACGGTTGACGACGATCTGTCGGTGCTGCGGACCGAGCGCGTCCGACGGAATTCGGCCCTCGACACGTGA
- a CDS encoding KH domain-containing protein, whose product MQHVKIPQDRIGVLIGEGGETMREIEAAAEVRLDIDSENGSVAVDTVGDPVKGLKGPEIVRAIGRGFPPEDALRLLDDDMMLFDVVDIDAASRNNNDLKRKKGRLIGENGRTRELMEELSGASVVIYGSTLGVIGAPPEVDAVRTAAEMLLDGAPHGAVYSFLEERHNEMKHQGMQYHEYPGGKS is encoded by the coding sequence ATGCAGCACGTGAAGATTCCGCAGGACCGTATCGGCGTTCTCATCGGCGAAGGAGGCGAGACGATGCGAGAGATCGAAGCGGCGGCCGAGGTTCGACTGGACATCGATTCCGAAAACGGGTCGGTCGCCGTCGACACCGTCGGCGATCCGGTCAAGGGACTCAAGGGCCCCGAAATCGTTCGTGCGATCGGTCGCGGATTCCCGCCGGAGGACGCGCTTCGACTCCTCGACGACGACATGATGCTGTTCGACGTCGTCGACATCGACGCCGCCTCGCGCAACAATAACGACCTGAAACGCAAGAAAGGACGACTGATCGGCGAGAACGGCCGCACTCGAGAGCTGATGGAGGAACTCTCCGGTGCGTCGGTCGTCATCTACGGCTCGACGCTGGGCGTCATCGGCGCCCCGCCGGAAGTCGACGCCGTCCGAACCGCCGCCGAGATGTTACTCGACGGCGCGCCACACGGCGCGGTCTACTCGTTCCTCGAGGAACGACACAACGAGATGAAACATCAGGGGATGCAGTACCACGAGTACCCCGGCGGGAAATCCTGA